Proteins encoded together in one Xenopus laevis strain J_2021 chromosome 6L, Xenopus_laevis_v10.1, whole genome shotgun sequence window:
- the ggh.L gene encoding gamma-glutamyl hydrolase (conjugase, folylpolygammaglutamyl hydrolase) L homeolog precursor (The RefSeq protein has 1 substitution compared to this genomic sequence): MTLALLLLLLGTLVLSQATSLYNSPLTANDRPIIGILAQETHFDELQTFGRSYIAASYVKTIESAGARVIPILLNLAEEEYQKIFNSINGILFPGGAVDLVKSEYARVAKLFYNWALEANDKGDYFPVWGTCLGFEELTYLTSGEILLTLTETEDISLPLNFSANALNSKLFKHISKELYTALSSKPITANFHYWSLSMQNFTKNEKLSKFYNVLTTNADGSVEFISTFEAYDYPIYGVQWHPEKNPFEWKKASNISHSSEAVRAAFYMAEFFVNEARKSSHHFTEEEDETKALIYNYFPKNTGNISVFEQMYFF, encoded by the exons ATGACTCTGGCTTTGCTGCTTCTTCTGCTGGGTACCCTTGTACTCTCTCAAGCAACCTCTTTGTATAACAGCCCGCTGACAGCCAATGACCGGCCCATCATCG GTATACTAGCACAAGAGACCCATTTTGATGAGTTGCAGACGTTTGGTAGATCATACATCGCTGCTTCTTATGTGAAGACCATTGAATCTGCTGGAGCAAGAGTAATtcctatact ACTTAATCTTGCAGAGGAAGAGTATCAAAAGATCTTCAACTCTATCAATGG AATACTGTTTCCCGGGGGCGCTGTTGACCTTGTAAAATCTGAATATGCACGAGTTGCTAAATTATTTTACAACTGGGCTCTTGAG gccaatGATAAAGGTGACTATTTTCCAGTCTGGGGAACATGTTTGGGATTTGAGGAGCTAACTTATCTCACAAGTGGAGAAATTTTACTGACTTTGACTGAAACTGAAGATATTTCATTGCCTCTTAACTTTAGCGCAA ATGCTCTaaacagcaaattatttaaacatatttccaaGGAGTTGTATACAGCTCTCTCCAGCAAGCCTATAACGGCAAACTTCCACTACTGGAGTCTCTCCATGCAG AATTTTACTAAGAACGAGAAGCTGAGCAAATTCTACAATGTCTTGACAACAAACTCAGATGGATCAGTGGAGTTCATTTCTACGTTTGAAG CCTATGACTATCCTATTTATGGAGTGCAGTGGCATCctgaaaaaaatccatttgaatGGAAAAAGGCATCAAACATATCCCATTCCTCAGAAGCTGTGAGAGCAGCCTTTTATATGGCTGAATTCTTTGTTAATGAAG CCAGGAAAAGTTCCCACCACTTCACTGAAGAAGAAGATGAGACCAAAGCTTTGATTTACAATTACTTCCCAAAAAATACTGgaaatatttctgtatttgagcaaatgtattttttctaa